A window of Symphalangus syndactylus isolate Jambi chromosome X, NHGRI_mSymSyn1-v2.1_pri, whole genome shotgun sequence genomic DNA:
ctcctgagtagctgggattacaggcatgcaccaccatgcccggctaattttgtatttttagtaaagacagggtttctccatgttggtcaggctagtctcaaactcccgacctcaggtgatccgcccgcctcagcctcccaagtgctgggattacaggcgtgagccacagcacccagcaacCACTAGGATGAATTCCATACCATGCTTTACACCTTACCATGCATATGCACCCACAGATACCATGAACCAAGAGAGCACACCCCACCCgaccccacccaccccacacatCTCACCCCACCCTACCCCATCTCACCCCATCCCATCCCACATGCCCTCCAAGTTTATAATGGGAAGACTAATGTGTTTTCCAGGGGCCCATAAAATACCTTTCCCCTCCACCCCCGCAGATCCTGAGCTGCATGCAGATGGGACAGGGCTGAATGGAGAGACTGCTGGATACCTACTTTAAACCTGCATGGAGATGTGCCCTGATTGCTAAAAGGTGAGAGTGTTGCAGATACGCATCAGCTGGACACCTTTATTGCTTTGAGAACAGATAACTTTATTGCCAACAACGGTAAAACCCAAAGGAGAAAACTGAAGAGAACGTTCTGAAAGGGCAACATGGACGCCCCACCCGGTGGCGCGAGCTGGGGAAGGCACCCCGTGGCTGCGGGGCCTGTCTGGGCTCAGGTGTGTTTCTGGCTGCGGCCGAGGGTGAGCTTGTCAAAGAGGTTCTCTGCCAGGCCTGCTTCCGGGGCCCCCATCTTGCGCAGATTGCTCAGGTAGCCACCCAGCTCTTTGATGGTCTTGGCCTGCTGGTTCAGGAGGTGGTTCTCCAGGAAGTCGCAGAGCTGGGGGTCGCCGTTCTCCTTGGCCAGCTGGTGCAGCTCCAGGAGGCTCTGGTTGACGTTCTTCTCCAGGTGGAAGGCGCACTCCATGGCCTTGAGCCCGCTCTCCCAGCCTTGGCACTCTGGCTTCCTGATGTCGCGAAGGTAGATGCGGCCACCGCGCAGGTTCTGCAGCCTCAGCAGCTCCTGGGCGTGCTCCCTCTTCTCGTGCCACTGGCGCAAGAAATAGCGGCTGAAGCTCTCCAGGGCCACGTCGTCCCGGTTGAAGTAGAAGGCCATGGACAGGTACACATAGGAGGCATGGACCTCCAGGTTGACGTTGATGTTGACGGCGACCTCGCAGCTGAGGTGGTAGTTCTGGCGCACCTGTGACAGCAGGCCCAGGGCGGGCAGCGCCGGCGCGGGGAGCAGGCGGGGTAAAGCGATGTGTTCGCGGGGGTCCCGGAGGGGGCGGCGGCATCAGCATGGGCAGTGGCGGCTGCAGCGGGTGCCTTGGAGCACCACCATGGTGGACGACGGCGGCGACCAGTGGAGGGCGGGGACCTCCGGACCAGGCGGTGGTGGTTGCCACAGGGTCTGCCAAGGGACCGGAAGTGGGCTGTGGGGACCTGTATGGGTGGAGGGGCGCACGCCGTCtggcaggtggtggtggtggcgagGGGGAGCACGCTGAGTTCCGTGGGCAGCCCGGGGAACTAGGCACCGTCAGTCCTCTGCGCGATGTCAATTCTGCAGTAACTTTTCTAGTGTCCAAGGACTTTTTCGTCTGTCCCCTGATTATTCCCCTCTATGACAGcttgttctcattttataaacctcttgtctttcttaaactctGAGAGTGTGGTCTGGTAACGTTTTCCTCTGTTTCCTGTATTAtatccttttttctctcctccGGAATTAGTTTTATTTGTGCATCTTCCTCACTTTCCTTAAATATCTGGAAAACGTTTGTCCATTCATGATTGGAATCAAGGACTGGGTTAGCCTCGGTGATGAGCATGGATCGAATGCATAGTTGTGAGTCTGGGTGACCAATAGGATTCTCCCATGAACAGGAGGGTGGAGTATGTCAATTAGGGAGTGCTCATCTCCTTTGGAGATAAAGGTATAGAGCTCCCAGGCAGAGTAGGAACTATTCCAAATGCCCAAAGCATGGCATTTCTCTGGCATTGGAAAACTTTAGTGGATCTGTCTTCTAGGTAAATGTCAGCTTCCCTTTAAATGCTCATCCATGTCTGCTGCACCCTGAAGTTTAATTCTCTCTGCAGGAGAGATGTCTCCACATGACAGGGAATGTGATTTCAGATATGTTTTCAGGATCAAAGCTTAAACACCAGAGTAAagactctgtttttaaaatttacctgGAAAAGTCCTCTATGTTCATGGTTTTAGGTACTTAATAACTAATCCCCGTGTCTTCCCTGCTGAATTTGAAACCAATTAGTAGACACAGGACTCAGCTCACTGAAGAGCAAGCTTAGGTCTGTAGCAAAATGAACTTGCTAGTACTTTTCAAATCTTCCAATTAGAGAAACTCACTGTGGCAGAGTGACTTCGTCAAAGTTTATTTGTTTTCATCTTGGTCCACGAGTAACCATATATTTTTAGCTATCCTTGTGATTTGATGGGGTCTTGTACTGATTTCTGACTATTGGAATATGAAAATAACTGGTGTATGGCCAAATAAGGCCTAGTTTATAGGAC
This region includes:
- the LOC129476040 gene encoding ferritin heavy polypeptide-like 17: LPAPALPALGLLSQVRQNYHLSCEVAVNINVNLEVHASYVYLSMAFYFNRDDVALESFSRYFLRQWHEKREHAQELLRLQNLRGGRIYLRDIRKPECQGWESGLKAMECAFHLEKNVNQSLLELHQLAKENGDPQLCDFLENHLLNQQAKTIKELGGYLSNLRKMGAPEAGLAENLFDKLTLGRSQKHT